The following are encoded together in the Weissella soli genome:
- a CDS encoding MIP/aquaporin family protein, with translation MRKYFAEFFGTLMLVAIGTGVAAFGGTSYGTWPIAAAFGLTVVAGAYAFGSYSGAHFNPAVSLGAAINGRITWTEFAGYVGAQVVGAFVGTGIVAAIESMYGLTKAQVAQVGFGQTNFSSPMNIWSATFIEFVLTFLFVLVILVLTRKGNEAQANVAPLAIGLTLVVLILLGITFTGASLNPARSLAPAVALALAGTTTALSNIAAYIIGPLAGAAVAAVVAKFAFGTEEEA, from the coding sequence ATGCGTAAGTATTTTGCTGAGTTCTTTGGTACCTTAATGTTGGTTGCCATCGGAACAGGTGTTGCCGCCTTTGGTGGTACTTCATATGGTACCTGGCCAATCGCTGCTGCCTTTGGGTTGACTGTGGTTGCTGGGGCGTATGCCTTTGGTTCATATTCAGGTGCTCACTTTAATCCAGCCGTTTCTTTGGGTGCTGCGATTAATGGTCGAATCACTTGGACTGAATTTGCTGGTTACGTGGGAGCCCAAGTTGTTGGTGCTTTTGTTGGAACTGGTATCGTTGCTGCGATTGAATCAATGTATGGGTTGACGAAGGCGCAAGTCGCGCAAGTCGGATTTGGACAAACAAACTTCTCATCACCAATGAACATCTGGAGCGCAACATTTATCGAATTTGTTTTGACGTTCTTGTTTGTCTTGGTTATCTTGGTTTTGACTCGTAAGGGTAACGAAGCCCAAGCTAACGTAGCACCATTGGCAATTGGACTAACTTTGGTCGTTTTGATCTTGTTGGGTATCACCTTTACTGGTGCTAGCTTGAACCCTGCCCGTTCATTAGCACCTGCTGTTGCATTGGCTTTGGCTGGTACAACAACTGCTTTGTCAAACATTGCAGCTTACATCATCGGACCTTTGGCCGGTGCTGCCGTCGCCGCTGTTGTTGCAAAGTTTGCTTTTGGAACTGAAGAAGAAGCTTAA
- a CDS encoding aminopeptidase translates to MTIANFDTLLAKYADVIITKGINVQKGQDVLIYAEIDQVPLTHALIAAAYAKGANKVDVEWKDSYLQKEFLNHADETTIATVPIWETVRAEYLVGRNTSRISVVSADPDALGSVNPDTVATYAKAAARAKKPIMEATMNNDLSWVVVSAASQAWAEKVFPELQGEAATDRLWSEIFKITRIGVTNDVEADWDAHIAKLTEKATWLNENNFKELRYTSPRTHLTVGLAEDHHWEGADSTDKQGNYFVANMPTEEVFTSPDARNIHGTVTATKPLSYGGVLINDIKLTFENGKIVEASASTGEDVLKHLIETDEGSHSLGEVSLVPDPSPISQSGIVFYTTLIDENASDHLAIGAAYPFNINNGTSMSAEARQAKGQNISNVHVDFMMGSADMDIDGIKYDGTVVPVFRNGDWA, encoded by the coding sequence ATGACGATTGCAAACTTTGATACACTGCTAGCGAAATACGCTGATGTCATTATCACCAAGGGAATTAACGTACAAAAAGGCCAAGATGTGCTGATTTATGCTGAAATCGACCAGGTGCCTTTGACACATGCCTTGATCGCTGCCGCTTACGCTAAGGGGGCCAACAAGGTCGATGTTGAATGGAAGGATTCATATCTCCAAAAAGAGTTTTTGAATCATGCTGATGAAACAACTATTGCCACTGTCCCTATTTGGGAAACCGTGCGGGCAGAATATTTGGTAGGACGTAACACTTCACGTATTAGCGTCGTCTCAGCTGATCCTGACGCACTTGGTAGTGTTAATCCAGACACGGTTGCCACCTATGCCAAAGCAGCTGCACGCGCCAAGAAACCAATCATGGAAGCTACCATGAATAATGACTTGTCTTGGGTAGTTGTCTCAGCCGCGAGCCAAGCATGGGCTGAAAAGGTCTTCCCAGAATTGCAGGGAGAGGCCGCGACGGACCGTCTTTGGTCAGAAATTTTCAAGATTACTCGGATTGGGGTCACTAATGACGTCGAAGCTGACTGGGATGCCCATATTGCTAAGTTAACCGAAAAAGCTACTTGGCTGAACGAAAATAACTTCAAGGAATTACGCTACACTTCCCCTCGTACGCACTTGACTGTTGGTTTAGCAGAAGATCATCACTGGGAAGGTGCTGACTCAACTGATAAGCAAGGCAACTACTTTGTCGCCAACATGCCCACTGAAGAAGTGTTCACTTCACCTGATGCGCGTAACATTCATGGTACGGTGACCGCCACTAAACCTTTGTCATATGGGGGTGTCCTGATTAACGATATCAAGCTCACTTTTGAAAATGGTAAAATTGTTGAAGCTTCGGCATCAACTGGCGAAGATGTCTTAAAACATTTGATTGAAACTGATGAAGGATCACATTCACTGGGTGAAGTATCATTAGTACCCGATCCCTCACCCATTTCACAATCAGGGATTGTCTTCTACACCACTTTAATTGATGAAAATGCATCTGATCACTTGGCAATTGGTGCTGCTTATCCATTTAACATCAATAACGGTACATCAATGTCTGCCGAAGCACGCCAAGCTAAGGGACAAAATATTTCAAATGTGCACGTCGACTTTATGATGGGTTCTGCTGATATGGATATTGACGGTATCAAGTACGATGGTACTGTAGTCCCTGTTTTCCGTAATGGGGACTGGGCATAA
- a CDS encoding FAD/NAD(P)-binding protein produces MNIVLVGAGPRNLSLLERLLAHAQRTDEETTITLFDPFPIGGRVWNPDQDPTFLMNTVTQQLTLFTDPSVAKSATGVFGPTFYEWAITVGPEFIQSHNFKNAAIFLDEIARINPNRFTSRALFGVYAQWFYENLGNYRPKNVQFAYLRKAVIDVQQTAPHMFKVLLEDGSTVDAEQVVMALGNADEANTNEEQRFADFTAQHTGLTYVPAGHPAEARLDTVPDNEPVILRGLGLNFFDYIAKLTVGRGGHFARDRAGELYYVPSGKEPKMIAGSRKGLPMHARGLNQKKDAESHRPIFFTAGNIDRFARENNGKVTYDFFFNLIEKEMNYKHYQNVISDFGLTWPFNAAEFLEALRHSANLNATAREWGVPDEYIMNWDRILNPLGESAEAVDYNEFMVKYLTWDINDALKGNVDAPYAGAFDMLRDVRPVIRHYLDAGYLDGDEYAQFLAKFNPFNSIISVGPPILRIEQMRALIKAGILTITGPGIKVVATEEGFVATDAFGHEWHAQNLVEARLHSISLAESINPLIANLRDRDIFSDQSYQKADGSTYTVGGIRMNKATLTVVNKADKEVAGLYIWGVPTEGWSWFTTFAPRPGVRDKNLVDAEHIAETIFE; encoded by the coding sequence ATGAATATCGTACTTGTTGGTGCTGGACCGCGCAATCTATCATTGCTTGAGCGCCTACTAGCACATGCTCAACGTACCGATGAAGAAACCACGATCACGCTATTTGATCCATTTCCGATTGGTGGTCGAGTTTGGAATCCCGATCAGGATCCTACTTTTTTAATGAACACCGTCACCCAACAACTCACCCTGTTTACTGACCCCTCTGTCGCTAAATCAGCGACGGGTGTCTTTGGGCCAACTTTCTATGAGTGGGCCATCACAGTTGGACCGGAGTTCATTCAGTCCCATAATTTTAAAAACGCCGCCATTTTCCTTGATGAAATTGCCCGCATCAACCCTAATCGTTTCACTTCACGTGCCTTGTTTGGGGTTTATGCACAATGGTTCTATGAAAATTTGGGTAATTATCGTCCCAAAAATGTACAATTTGCCTACCTCCGTAAAGCGGTGATAGATGTGCAACAAACCGCGCCCCATATGTTCAAAGTTTTGTTGGAAGATGGTTCAACAGTTGATGCCGAACAAGTTGTGATGGCCTTAGGAAATGCTGATGAAGCTAACACAAATGAAGAGCAAAGATTCGCGGATTTTACCGCCCAACACACTGGGCTTACCTATGTCCCCGCTGGGCATCCAGCCGAAGCCCGTTTAGACACGGTACCAGATAACGAACCCGTGATTCTGCGTGGCCTAGGTTTGAATTTTTTTGATTACATTGCCAAGCTAACTGTCGGCCGTGGTGGTCACTTTGCACGTGATCGTGCTGGTGAATTGTACTATGTTCCATCAGGTAAAGAGCCTAAAATGATAGCCGGCTCACGCAAAGGTTTACCAATGCATGCGCGTGGCCTGAATCAGAAAAAGGATGCTGAAAGTCACCGGCCTATTTTCTTTACTGCCGGGAATATCGATCGTTTTGCACGCGAAAATAATGGCAAGGTAACTTATGATTTCTTCTTCAACCTGATTGAAAAAGAAATGAACTACAAGCACTATCAAAACGTGATCTCCGACTTTGGCTTAACCTGGCCATTTAATGCCGCTGAATTCTTAGAAGCACTCCGCCATTCAGCCAACTTAAATGCCACCGCTCGTGAATGGGGGGTGCCTGACGAATACATCATGAACTGGGATCGCATCTTGAACCCCCTTGGCGAATCAGCTGAAGCGGTAGACTACAACGAATTCATGGTTAAGTACCTAACTTGGGATATTAATGATGCTTTGAAAGGCAACGTGGACGCACCCTATGCAGGTGCCTTTGATATGCTACGTGACGTGCGTCCTGTCATTCGGCATTATCTAGATGCGGGCTACCTAGATGGGGATGAATACGCTCAGTTCTTAGCTAAATTCAACCCCTTCAACAGTATTATTTCCGTTGGCCCACCGATCTTGCGGATTGAGCAAATGCGCGCCCTAATTAAAGCTGGTATTCTAACGATTACCGGCCCAGGCATCAAAGTCGTTGCCACCGAAGAGGGCTTTGTGGCGACTGATGCCTTCGGACATGAATGGCACGCGCAAAATCTCGTGGAAGCCCGCTTGCATAGTATATCGCTCGCCGAATCAATCAATCCTTTGATTGCTAATTTACGCGACCGTGATATTTTCTCTGATCAAAGCTACCAAAAGGCTGATGGTTCAACATACACGGTTGGCGGTATTCGCATGAATAAAGCCACATTAACCGTTGTTAATAAAGCGGATAAGGAAGTTGCTGGTTTGTACATTTGGGGTGTCCCTACTGAAGGTTGGTCATGGTTTACGACCTTTGCCCCTCGCCCCGGTGTCCGTGATAAAAACCTCGTTGATGCGGAGCATATTGCTGAAACAATTTTTGAATAA
- a CDS encoding APC family permease has translation MGMFAKFGRKEDPQNYADKDGHLVPVLGTREMIAMGVGTIVGAGIFTMPGIVAADYAGPAVTLSFVVAAVVAGLAALAYSEFASALPFAGSIYSWANVVFGEFWGWISGWAILAEYLIALALVASSWSAYFQGFVERIGIDIPTFMSGAYNAQAGTYFDFFGAVALILVALLVRNGVKGAARVESVLVVLKIAVILLFIVVGATAIRVNNWTPFIPAHQAGTSFGGLSGVWAGAAQVFFAYLGFDMIAANSAEAKNPQKTMPRSIVGSLGIATVLYVLVSAVLVGMFHYTQYKNNAEAAAWALAKSGHVFTANMLSIVALVGMFTGLIALMLGGSRLIYAFGRDGMVPKTLGKLDERGLPNNAVLWVTLAAIVLGSIFPVGMLANLVSSGTLIAFIFAAVGILVLRRRKDIDHSGFLMPLYPVLPLVSAGASLFLLAELNIDAKLVTLGWVIFGAIIYMLYGVRHSTKNEN, from the coding sequence ATGGGCATGTTTGCAAAGTTCGGCCGTAAAGAAGATCCGCAAAATTACGCGGATAAGGATGGACATCTGGTTCCAGTCCTTGGCACTCGTGAAATGATTGCAATGGGTGTTGGAACAATTGTTGGGGCTGGTATCTTTACGATGCCAGGGATCGTGGCCGCAGATTATGCTGGCCCGGCTGTAACTTTGTCATTCGTTGTGGCGGCCGTAGTAGCTGGGCTAGCCGCATTGGCATATTCAGAATTTGCGTCAGCACTACCCTTCGCCGGTTCGATTTATTCTTGGGCCAATGTCGTGTTTGGCGAATTTTGGGGTTGGATTTCAGGTTGGGCCATTTTGGCAGAATACTTGATTGCTTTGGCACTGGTTGCATCCTCTTGGTCAGCATATTTCCAAGGATTCGTTGAGCGAATTGGTATTGATATCCCAACATTTATGAGTGGGGCATACAATGCTCAAGCTGGGACTTACTTTGATTTCTTTGGCGCAGTAGCGTTGATCTTAGTGGCCTTGTTGGTGCGTAATGGTGTTAAGGGAGCGGCCCGTGTCGAGAGTGTCCTGGTGGTTTTGAAGATTGCCGTGATCCTATTGTTCATCGTCGTTGGTGCAACAGCAATCCGTGTCAATAACTGGACACCATTTATTCCTGCTCATCAAGCTGGCACTTCATTTGGTGGTTTGAGTGGTGTTTGGGCTGGTGCCGCACAAGTCTTCTTTGCTTACCTTGGATTTGATATGATTGCCGCGAACTCGGCTGAAGCTAAGAATCCACAAAAGACCATGCCACGCTCAATTGTTGGTTCATTGGGAATTGCGACTGTCCTTTACGTGTTGGTTTCTGCTGTGTTGGTTGGTATGTTCCACTACACGCAATACAAGAACAACGCGGAGGCAGCTGCGTGGGCCTTAGCTAAGTCAGGCCATGTTTTCACAGCGAACATGTTGTCAATCGTTGCCCTTGTGGGAATGTTTACTGGTTTGATCGCCTTGATGTTGGGTGGTTCACGGTTGATCTACGCCTTTGGTCGTGATGGTATGGTGCCTAAGACACTTGGTAAGTTGGATGAACGTGGTTTGCCAAACAATGCCGTCTTGTGGGTAACTCTTGCGGCGATTGTCTTGGGATCAATTTTTCCCGTTGGTATGTTGGCTAACTTGGTTTCCTCAGGAACATTAATTGCCTTTATCTTCGCAGCGGTTGGTATCTTAGTGCTACGCCGGCGTAAGGATATTGATCATAGTGGCTTTTTGATGCCATTGTATCCAGTTTTGCCACTGGTTTCAGCTGGTGCTTCATTATTCTTGTTGGCTGAGTTGAACATCGATGCTAAGCTAGTTACTTTGGGTTGGGTGATCTTTGGTGCGATTATCTACATGCTATATGGCGTACGTCACAGTACTAAAAATGAAAATTAA
- a CDS encoding phosphatidylglycerophosphatase A: MLFTERDYYQDVIDLLANRGVDLEDIAILVQDGQKDHIADMPIEMALSSVQHVLHKTEVQDAIMTGLAIDDLAEANLLPEPLASRIASDHATYGIDEQLVMSILGVYGTISWTNFGFLDRTKPGIVGRLNQEQHAGGRVNTFIDDIVAAVAAAAEARIAHD; encoded by the coding sequence ATGTTATTTACAGAACGTGATTATTATCAAGATGTGATTGATTTATTGGCCAACCGGGGCGTTGATCTAGAAGATATTGCCATTTTAGTGCAAGACGGTCAAAAGGATCACATTGCTGACATGCCAATTGAAATGGCTTTGTCGAGCGTGCAGCATGTTTTACATAAAACCGAAGTGCAAGATGCCATTATGACGGGATTAGCGATTGATGATTTGGCCGAAGCCAACTTATTGCCTGAACCGTTGGCTAGTCGCATTGCGTCAGATCATGCAACCTATGGGATTGATGAGCAACTGGTCATGTCGATTTTAGGCGTTTATGGCACGATCTCGTGGACTAACTTCGGGTTCTTAGATCGGACTAAGCCAGGCATTGTCGGTCGTTTAAATCAAGAACAACATGCTGGTGGTCGGGTCAATACGTTTATTGACGATATTGTCGCAGCCGTTGCGGCGGCCGCGGAAGCACGGATTGCCCATGATTAA
- a CDS encoding NAD(P)H-hydrate epimerase — MVDAVTAQEMQQYDHYTIEEIGVPSLVLMERAAISVTEVLGAGKFDLTNVLVMAGLGNNGGDGIAIARLLAQKGVKVDLLVLGDENRATVNTKQQLTIARNYGLPIIHRVKDFRNYTVIVDALFGIGLSKPVPVKLGEIIKRVNAANIPVVSVDVPSGLDATTGAILGSAIRATATVTFAYAKTGLLQGEGTKRAGSIYIKDIGIYSPEEIADFKVGIEEN; from the coding sequence ATGGTTGATGCAGTAACCGCTCAAGAAATGCAACAATATGATCATTACACCATCGAAGAAATTGGGGTCCCATCACTCGTCTTGATGGAGCGTGCCGCTATTTCCGTCACAGAAGTCCTCGGTGCTGGCAAGTTTGATTTGACCAACGTATTAGTCATGGCTGGTCTAGGTAATAACGGTGGTGACGGGATTGCTATTGCGCGCTTACTGGCCCAAAAGGGGGTCAAAGTTGATTTGTTGGTCCTGGGTGATGAAAATCGCGCCACCGTTAATACCAAACAACAGCTGACGATTGCCCGCAACTATGGTTTGCCAATCATTCACCGTGTCAAAGATTTCCGGAATTACACGGTGATTGTCGATGCGCTATTTGGAATTGGGCTCTCAAAGCCTGTCCCAGTAAAGTTAGGCGAGATCATCAAGCGGGTCAACGCTGCTAACATCCCCGTGGTCTCAGTTGATGTACCGTCTGGATTAGACGCAACAACTGGTGCTATTCTCGGATCAGCTATTCGTGCGACTGCGACCGTCACATTCGCTTATGCTAAGACTGGTCTACTTCAGGGTGAAGGTACTAAACGTGCTGGCTCAATATATATCAAAGATATTGGTATATACTCCCCCGAAGAAATCGCCGACTTTAAAGTAGGAATTGAGGAGAATTAG
- a CDS encoding quinone oxidoreductase family protein, which yields MMQAIQLASFGDVNELNGVTVDQPQLLKKQVLVRNFATAIEPYDVKFVQGLMGEADRLPLIPGSSVVGEIVAIGSEVTAYHVGQRVAATRHHQTYAEFVPVGQSAIAVVPESVSDATAVAAALAGNAAYELIHTVMAVASEDRVLILGAGGQVGSVAVQVALATGAEVVAIAGPKAADRLHSYGDLQVFDYHTDFVGAIGQFDKVLDTVGGATVAQLRDNLTDDGHIWSLVGGVADGVFTPEQFEMAFAKGKGDTLTALLDLIVAGKVVLEVGATQPFNVENLRRLHQAARQHSLSGKQVLTFEH from the coding sequence ATGATGCAAGCAATTCAATTAGCAAGTTTTGGGGATGTCAATGAATTAAACGGAGTGACAGTGGATCAACCACAACTACTTAAAAAGCAGGTATTGGTACGTAATTTTGCGACGGCGATTGAACCATACGATGTGAAGTTTGTGCAGGGATTAATGGGTGAGGCCGATCGCTTGCCATTGATCCCAGGATCAAGTGTGGTTGGTGAAATCGTGGCCATTGGTTCAGAGGTGACGGCTTATCACGTTGGTCAACGGGTGGCCGCCACGCGCCATCATCAAACTTATGCTGAATTTGTGCCGGTTGGGCAATCAGCTATTGCGGTGGTTCCAGAATCAGTTTCTGATGCGACTGCGGTGGCGGCAGCCTTAGCTGGTAATGCAGCCTATGAGTTAATTCATACCGTGATGGCTGTTGCCAGTGAAGATCGAGTATTAATCTTAGGTGCTGGTGGTCAAGTCGGCTCTGTGGCCGTCCAAGTGGCTTTAGCAACTGGTGCTGAAGTGGTCGCGATCGCGGGTCCAAAAGCTGCTGACCGTTTGCATAGCTATGGTGATTTGCAAGTCTTTGATTATCATACTGATTTTGTGGGTGCGATTGGTCAATTTGACAAAGTTTTGGATACGGTTGGCGGCGCAACGGTCGCGCAGTTGCGGGATAATTTGACAGATGATGGTCATATTTGGTCATTAGTTGGTGGTGTAGCTGATGGTGTATTTACTCCTGAACAATTTGAAATGGCTTTTGCAAAGGGGAAAGGCGACACGTTGACCGCGTTACTAGATTTAATTGTCGCTGGCAAAGTGGTGTTGGAAGTTGGGGCAACCCAACCATTCAACGTTGAAAACCTGCGCCGTTTGCATCAAGCTGCGCGGCAACATTCATTGTCAGGTAAACAAGTGTTGACGTTTGAGCACTAA